The proteins below are encoded in one region of Styela clava chromosome 4, kaStyClav1.hap1.2, whole genome shotgun sequence:
- the LOC120326993 gene encoding uncharacterized protein LOC120326993 produces the protein MENFIMSTYTSAEFQKDFQAKLAGSDGIDLAYALKTLGNKDAFSLMNNASLAGMWSIQRPDLTRRNSTSSVSSIAATRNRLNTSPLTSIANIIPEASTATITAAASILSSIPPTEDSFRGRAYSEGANSLSIENALQPQQQPIASSRYKTELCRPFEENGKCKYGDKCQFAHGKQELRQMVRHPKYKTELCRTFHTSGFCPYGPRCHFIHNQEDTTNLPPNKMQNGPTSTGNLTHQAVQSNAFGAAMMPRCAPVAVPQPHISERNHFNHRPSQLDLLKQLEAGSNFGGMSYPQPSLSPPNNSPPYYHGDIGSTVLMSPTSPNSATNGSMFNFNIPFQNDRIPSTASDLASMLSGMPQYEMQHSPPTMSTFDMFRSQGIQETTVNDDSAFETPPDSDRESLTGSPPEKQRLPIFRCLSQSE, from the exons ATGGAAAATTTCATCATGTCGACATACACATCGGCGGAGTTTCAAAAAGATTTTCAG GCTAAATTGGCTGGCTCAGACGGCATCGACCTGGCATACGCTTTGAAGACGCTCGGGAACAAAGATGCCTTCTCGCTGATGAACAACGCCTCCTTGGCCGGCATGTGGTCTATTCAACGGCCGGACCTAACCCGACGCAATTCTACCTCTTCTGTTTCTTCAATCGCCGCGACAAGGAATAGACTGAATACAAGCCCGTTAACTTCAATAGCTAATATTATACCTGAAGCGAGCACTGCAACTATTACAGCTGCTGCATCAATTTTAAGTTCAATTCCACCAACGGAAGACAGTTTTCGTGGGCGGGCCTACAGTGAGGGAGCTAACTCGTTGTCTATTGAAAACGCATTGCAACCTCAGCAACAACCGATTGCATCAAGCCGGTATAAGACTGAATTATGTAGGCCATTCGAAGAAAATGGAAAATGCAAGTACGGTGACAAATGCCAGTTTGCACACGGAAAGCAAGAATTGCGACAAATGGTTAGGCATCCAAAATACAAAACCGAACTCTGTCGTACATTCCACACAAGCGGTTTCTGCCCATACGGACCTCGATGTCATTTTATCCACAACCAAGAAGATACTACGAACCTTCCCCCTAACAAAATGCAGAATGGACCGACATCGACCGGAAACTTAACTCATCAGGCAGTTCAGAGCAATGCATTTGGAGCCGCAATGATGCCAAGGTGTGCCCCCGTCGCTGTTCCACAACCACACATATCCGAAAGAAATCATTTCAATCACCGACCTTCACAACTGGACCTTTTGAAGCAACTCGAAGCTGGATCTAACTTCGGCGGTATGTCGTATCCTCAGCCATCACTGAGCCCACCAAACAACTCGCCGCCTTATTATCATGGAGACATCGGTTCGACCGTTCTCATGTCACCCACTTCGCCGAATTCTGCTACAAACGGAAGTATGTTCAACTTCAATATTCCGTTTCAGAATGATCGAATACCCTCCACTGCTAGTGACCTAGCTAGTATGCTGTCAGGAATGCCACAATATGAAATGCAGCATTCGCCACCAACCATGTCCACTTTTGATATGTTTCGCTCTCAGGGAATCCAAGAAACCACCGTGAATGACGATAGCGCCTTCGAAACACCGCCCGACTCTGACCGTGAATCTTTGACGGGATCTCCACCCGAAAAGCAAAGGCTTCCAATTTTTAGATGTCTTTCACAGTCGGAGTAA